In one Candidatus Marinimicrobia bacterium CG08_land_8_20_14_0_20_45_22 genomic region, the following are encoded:
- a CDS encoding tRNA uridine-5-carboxymethylaminomethyl(34) synthesis enzyme MnmG — MKRTDFDIIVIGGGHAGIEASLASARLGIKTLLITLSIDSIGRMSCNPAIGGLAKGHLVTEIDSLGGEMAKATDATGIQFKMLNMSKGRSVWSPRAQADKIKYSLYMQGVLQSQDNLSILEDCATGILVDNNTLIGVLSESHGEISCKKAILTCGTFLNGLIHIGLDHFPGGRIGERPASGLTESLVRAGIISGRLKTGTTPRIRKDSIDFSKTIVQYGDEKPFPFSFLTENFSPPNIPCYITNTNPHTHEILRGGLDRSPLYAGIIKSIGPRYCPSIEDKIVRFHERASHQIFLEPEWTNADEYYVNGFATSLPIDIQLKSLHTIPGLENAVIVRPGYAIEYDFFPSYQLNSCLETKKISGLYLSGQINGTSGYEEAAALGLVAGINAALSLKKESPLVLGRDESYIGVLVDDLITKSPEEPYRMFTSSAEHRLLLRFDNSDIRLAEKGYKTGLTPPTIYKNATEKNRILTESLRYLKTHSLSLDHTNQILSRIQRAPASGSFTLFKLLCRPEIHYQHIEPYLPQDISSAIRSFRDLGDQIEVESKYEGYIKRNRILVDSFKSHEGIRIPLDFNYRNISSLTIEAREKLTKFRPETLGQASRIPGVSPSDVTSLLILLRK, encoded by the coding sequence GTGAAACGGACGGACTTTGATATTATTGTGATCGGTGGCGGACACGCGGGCATTGAAGCCTCACTGGCTTCTGCTAGACTTGGCATAAAGACACTTCTCATTACCCTATCAATCGATTCTATTGGGCGAATGTCCTGCAATCCCGCGATTGGTGGGCTCGCTAAAGGCCATCTTGTTACCGAAATAGATTCTCTCGGCGGAGAAATGGCAAAGGCGACCGACGCTACCGGTATTCAATTTAAAATGCTTAACATGTCAAAGGGTCGTTCTGTTTGGTCTCCTCGCGCTCAGGCGGATAAAATCAAATATTCTCTTTACATGCAAGGCGTCCTTCAATCTCAAGATAATTTGTCAATACTCGAAGATTGTGCAACGGGCATCTTGGTGGACAACAATACTCTTATTGGCGTTCTTTCCGAAAGTCATGGCGAGATTTCCTGTAAAAAAGCCATATTAACCTGTGGCACTTTTCTTAATGGACTTATTCATATCGGCTTGGATCATTTTCCTGGCGGCAGAATCGGCGAGAGGCCAGCATCCGGTCTTACGGAATCTTTAGTTAGAGCGGGAATAATTTCCGGACGATTAAAGACTGGGACCACCCCCCGTATCCGTAAAGATTCCATTGATTTTTCAAAAACCATTGTCCAATATGGAGACGAAAAGCCATTTCCCTTTTCCTTCTTAACCGAGAATTTTTCTCCCCCCAATATTCCGTGCTATATAACAAATACAAATCCCCATACACACGAGATATTGCGCGGAGGATTGGATCGCTCTCCGCTTTACGCTGGAATTATTAAAAGCATTGGACCTCGCTATTGTCCGAGCATTGAAGACAAAATAGTCCGATTCCATGAGCGCGCCTCCCATCAAATATTTCTCGAGCCCGAATGGACTAACGCAGATGAATACTACGTGAATGGTTTCGCCACGAGTCTTCCTATAGACATCCAGTTAAAATCGCTTCATACGATCCCGGGATTAGAAAATGCGGTTATTGTTCGTCCTGGCTACGCTATAGAATACGATTTTTTCCCATCTTACCAATTAAACTCCTGTCTGGAAACGAAAAAAATAAGCGGCCTTTATCTTTCCGGTCAAATAAATGGCACTTCTGGATACGAAGAGGCGGCCGCACTTGGACTTGTCGCCGGTATTAACGCCGCGCTTAGTTTAAAGAAAGAATCGCCTCTTGTTCTTGGGCGCGATGAATCCTATATTGGTGTTTTGGTCGACGATCTCATCACCAAAAGCCCGGAAGAACCCTACAGGATGTTTACTTCAAGCGCAGAACATCGATTACTCCTGCGTTTTGATAATTCCGATATTCGTTTAGCAGAAAAAGGGTATAAAACCGGATTGACCCCACCGACTATCTATAAAAACGCCACCGAGAAAAATCGTATTCTTACAGAATCTCTTCGCTACCTGAAAACCCACTCCTTGTCATTAGATCACACAAACCAAATTTTATCCCGCATTCAACGGGCGCCCGCTTCCGGGAGTTTTACTCTTTTTAAACTGCTTTGTCGCCCAGAGATTCACTATCAACACATTGAACCCTATCTTCCACAAGATATCTCTTCGGCAATTAGATCCTTTCGTGATTTAGGAGATCAGATTGAAGTAGAATCAAAATATGAAGGCTATATAAAACGCAACCGAATTCTCGTCGATTCATTCAAATCTCACGAAGGGATTAGGATTCCTCTCGATTTTAATTACAGAAATATTTCTTCATTAACCATTGAAGCTCGTGAAAAATTGACTAAATTCAGGCCAGAGACGCTCGGTCAGGCCTCCAGAATTCCAGGGGTTTCGCCTTCCGATGTAACGTCGCTTTTAATATTATTGAGAAAATAA